A region of Mycolicibacterium brumae DNA encodes the following proteins:
- a CDS encoding P-II family nitrogen regulator gives MKLITAIVKPFTLEDVKTGLEEAGILGMTVSEVQGYGRQKGHTEVYRGAEYSVDFVPKVRVEVVVEDTAADKVVEIIVHAARTGKIGDGKVWVSPVDTVVRVRTGERGGDAL, from the coding sequence ATGAAACTGATCACCGCGATCGTCAAGCCGTTCACCCTTGAGGATGTCAAGACCGGGCTGGAGGAGGCCGGCATCCTCGGCATGACGGTCAGCGAAGTGCAGGGTTACGGACGGCAGAAGGGGCACACCGAGGTCTACCGGGGCGCCGAGTACTCGGTGGACTTCGTGCCGAAGGTCCGCGTCGAGGTCGTCGTCGAGGACACCGCCGCGGACAAGGTGGTCGAGATCATCGTCCACGCCGCGCGGACCGGGAAGATCGGCGACGGCAAGGTCTGGGTCTCGCCGGTGGACACCGTGGTGCGGGTGCGCACCGGTGAACGCGGAGGCGACGCTCTGTAG
- the fdhD gene encoding formate dehydrogenase accessory sulfurtransferase FdhD, whose product MGRITARRPVTRIVVGGGVRSRPDLLAVEEPLEIRVGGAQLALTMRTPGNDVELAAGFLVSEGVISRGEQFRQAMHCGGPGAGGEANTYNILDVTLAPGVAAPAPELTRRFPTTSSCGLCGKAGVDAIQMSSPHRLADDHSAVDAELLTSFPDRLRARQAVFEKTGGLHAAALFDAGTGELLVLREDVGRHNAVDKVIGWAVLADRLPLRATVLQVSGRASFELAQKAVMAGIPVLAAVSAPSSLAAELADTAGLTLVGFLRGDSMNVYTHPHRIRTAAPAGSRRAEGALR is encoded by the coding sequence ATGGGGCGCATCACGGCACGACGCCCGGTCACCAGAATCGTCGTCGGCGGCGGTGTGAGAAGCCGCCCGGACCTGTTGGCCGTCGAGGAACCGCTGGAAATACGCGTCGGCGGCGCGCAGTTGGCGCTAACCATGCGCACCCCCGGCAACGATGTCGAACTCGCGGCCGGCTTCCTGGTCTCCGAGGGCGTGATCAGCCGCGGCGAGCAGTTCCGCCAGGCGATGCACTGCGGCGGCCCGGGCGCCGGCGGCGAGGCCAACACCTACAACATCCTCGACGTCACACTGGCGCCCGGCGTCGCCGCGCCCGCCCCCGAACTAACCCGGCGGTTCCCGACCACCAGTTCCTGCGGCCTGTGCGGCAAGGCCGGCGTCGACGCGATCCAGATGTCGTCGCCCCACCGGCTGGCCGACGACCACAGCGCCGTCGACGCCGAGTTGCTGACCTCCTTCCCCGACCGATTGCGCGCCCGGCAGGCCGTGTTCGAGAAGACCGGCGGTCTGCACGCCGCGGCGCTGTTCGACGCCGGCACCGGGGAACTGCTGGTGCTGCGCGAGGACGTCGGCCGACACAATGCGGTCGACAAGGTGATCGGGTGGGCGGTGCTCGCCGACCGGCTGCCGCTGCGCGCCACCGTCCTGCAGGTTTCCGGGCGGGCCAGTTTCGAGTTGGCGCAGAAGGCGGTGATGGCCGGGATCCCGGTGCTGGCCGCGGTGTCGGCGCCGTCGTCGCTGGCCGCCGAGCTGGCCGACACCGCGGGTCTGACCCTGGTCGGTTTCCTGCGCGGCGACTCGATGAACGTCTACACCCACCCGCATCGGATCCGGACCGCAGCCCCGGCCGGGTCCCGACGAGCCGAAGGAGCGTTGCGATGA
- a CDS encoding FdhF/YdeP family oxidoreductase, with amino-acid sequence MSRRPRQGGYGPNTDREWSQKTYHHPAAAWGAALSVGKVILTQREPIAGPLSTLQMNHPITGYDCPGCAWPDDQHGLRLDICENGVKHVTWEMTRKRVGPWFFAAHTVSELAEWTDFELENAGRLTDPMVYDADLDRYVPISWDAAFAMIGEELRALPTPDAATFYTSGRLSNESSYIYQLFMREFGTNNMPDCSNMCHEASGRALGASIGTGKGTTSMQDWAEADLLFLLGVNAASNAPRMLTALAKMVRSGAQVVHVNPLVEIASTKTIVPHDIVDMALFKSHRTGSWDLQVAPGGDMALMRAIAKVVFEAAATDPAALDRDFLAEHTVGFDEYRALVEATEWDELVTASGLSEAQLRRAGQLYLAADKTIISWCLGVAQHEHAVDMIREFMNVLLLRGNIGRPGAGPAPVRGHSNVQGNRTCGINHHSPAALLDALDAHHGITSPRTPGLDTVNSIEAMHRGDVRVFIALGGNFVLAAPDTDYTAAALSRCSLTVQVSTKLNRSHLVHGRKALILPCLGRTEVDIQRDGPQGQTVEDAMSMVHVSYGKKQPASEALRSEPEIIARMARATLPQSKIPWESYIDNYDRIRDDMAVVLPGFAGFNELIKNPTGFRIPQPARERVFTTASGKAQFSHAPLATAAHAPEPDMLVLQTMRSHDQWNTTIYANNDRYRGVKNIRELIFMNAADMAERGIADGSLVDIVSTSKDGSQRELRSYRAIAYNTPKGSAAGYMPEMNVLIGHADYSAQSDQPLAKSIHVRVTPARASNGGRLK; translated from the coding sequence ATGTCGCGGCGCCCCCGGCAGGGCGGGTACGGCCCGAACACCGACCGCGAGTGGTCCCAAAAGACCTACCACCACCCGGCCGCGGCGTGGGGCGCGGCGCTGTCGGTGGGCAAGGTCATCCTGACGCAACGGGAGCCGATCGCCGGCCCGCTGTCCACGCTGCAGATGAACCACCCGATCACCGGGTATGACTGCCCGGGCTGCGCGTGGCCCGACGATCAGCACGGGCTGCGGCTGGACATCTGCGAGAACGGCGTCAAGCACGTCACCTGGGAGATGACCCGCAAACGCGTCGGACCGTGGTTCTTCGCCGCGCACACCGTCAGCGAGCTGGCCGAGTGGACCGACTTCGAGCTGGAGAACGCCGGCCGGCTGACCGACCCGATGGTCTACGACGCGGACCTGGACCGCTACGTGCCGATCTCCTGGGACGCGGCGTTCGCCATGATCGGCGAGGAGTTGCGCGCCCTGCCGACCCCGGACGCGGCGACGTTCTACACCTCCGGGCGACTGAGCAACGAGTCGTCGTACATCTATCAGCTGTTCATGCGTGAGTTCGGCACCAACAACATGCCGGACTGCTCGAACATGTGCCACGAGGCGTCCGGGCGGGCGCTGGGCGCCTCGATCGGCACCGGCAAGGGCACCACCTCGATGCAAGACTGGGCCGAGGCCGACCTGCTGTTCCTGCTCGGGGTGAACGCGGCGTCCAACGCGCCGCGGATGCTGACCGCGCTGGCCAAGATGGTCCGCTCCGGCGCGCAGGTGGTGCACGTCAATCCGCTGGTGGAGATCGCCTCGACGAAGACGATCGTGCCGCACGACATCGTCGACATGGCGCTGTTCAAATCGCATCGCACCGGCTCCTGGGATCTGCAGGTCGCCCCCGGCGGGGACATGGCGCTGATGCGCGCGATCGCGAAGGTGGTGTTCGAGGCCGCCGCGACCGACCCGGCGGCCCTGGACCGCGACTTCCTGGCCGAGCACACCGTCGGGTTCGACGAGTACCGGGCGCTGGTGGAGGCCACCGAATGGGACGAACTGGTCACCGCTTCCGGACTGAGCGAGGCGCAGCTGCGTCGCGCCGGGCAGCTGTACCTGGCCGCGGACAAGACGATCATCAGCTGGTGTCTGGGCGTCGCGCAGCACGAGCACGCCGTCGACATGATCCGCGAGTTCATGAACGTGCTACTGCTGCGCGGCAATATCGGCCGGCCCGGCGCCGGCCCGGCCCCGGTGCGCGGGCACAGCAATGTGCAGGGCAACCGGACCTGCGGCATCAACCACCATTCCCCGGCGGCGCTGCTCGACGCGCTGGACGCGCACCACGGCATCACCTCGCCGCGCACTCCCGGCCTGGACACCGTGAACAGCATCGAGGCGATGCACCGCGGCGACGTCCGGGTGTTCATCGCGCTGGGCGGCAACTTCGTGCTGGCCGCCCCGGACACCGATTACACCGCGGCGGCGCTGTCCCGCTGTTCGCTGACCGTGCAGGTCAGCACCAAGCTGAACCGCAGCCACCTGGTGCACGGCCGCAAGGCGCTGATCCTGCCGTGCCTCGGCCGCACCGAGGTCGACATCCAGCGCGACGGGCCGCAGGGCCAGACCGTCGAGGACGCGATGAGCATGGTGCACGTGTCCTACGGCAAGAAGCAGCCGGCGTCCGAGGCGCTGCGCTCCGAGCCGGAGATCATCGCCCGGATGGCGCGGGCCACCCTGCCGCAGTCGAAGATTCCGTGGGAGTCCTACATCGACAACTACGACCGGATCCGCGACGATATGGCCGTCGTGCTGCCCGGGTTCGCCGGGTTCAACGAGCTGATCAAGAACCCGACGGGTTTCCGGATCCCGCAGCCGGCCCGCGAGCGGGTGTTCACGACGGCGTCGGGCAAGGCGCAATTCAGCCACGCCCCGCTGGCGACGGCGGCGCACGCGCCGGAGCCGGACATGCTGGTGCTGCAGACCATGCGCTCCCACGATCAGTGGAACACGACCATCTACGCGAACAACGACCGCTACCGCGGCGTGAAGAACATCCGCGAGCTGATCTTCATGAACGCCGCCGATATGGCCGAGCGGGGCATCGCCGACGGGTCCCTGGTCGACATCGTCTCGACGTCCAAGGACGGCAGCCAGCGCGAACTGCGGAGCTACCGCGCCATCGCCTACAACACCCCGAAGGGCAGCGCGGCCGGCTACATGCCGGAGATGAACGTGCTGATCGGGCACGCCGACTACAGCGCGCAGAGCGACCAGCCGCTGGCCAAGAGCATCCACGTCCGGGTCACCCCGGCGCGTGCCTCCAACGGTGGGCGGTTGAAGTAG
- a CDS encoding [protein-PII] uridylyltransferase: MTATPGASKPATDLVAAVRALLGGGSHALDAPALRTALADLHEFWLTTKAAELGITETSGFAIVATGSLGRGEMLPYSDLDLMLLYEESDQEVVSGIAESLWYPLWDANIRLDHSVRTVPEALRVASTDLTAALGLLEARHIAGDAELSQLLIGGARRQWRSGITGRFAELVETTQGRWSRCGEIAHRAEPDLKNGRGGLRDTQLLSALALTQLADVYPTSSSASPTGTLHDAHQALLNVRTELHRISGRGRDILLAQHADEIGAALRIGDRFDLARLLSDSARTVSYYVDSGVRTAGNALPKRGFAALRRPVRRPLDEGVVEYNGEVMLARDARPERDPGLILRVAAASALTGLPMATATLTRLVDSAPELRAPWPQAALKDLLVLLSTGPAAVNTIEALDRTGLWGRLFPEWGAVRDLPPRDVIHMWTVDRHLAETVSRAGAFTTRVARPDLLVLAALLHDIGKGRGGDHSVVGAELAAQVGTRLGLWPSDIKVLTAAVRHHLLLVSTATRKDLQDPAVITAVVEAIEGDSGLLELLHALAEADSLATGPGVWGDWKAALIGDLVRRCRLVMAGEPLPQADPIDPQVLELAAAGEPGRVHVTMTGPDRTGAYTVTVLAPDRRGALSRSAGVLALNALRVCSASVNSAGGHALDTFVVTPHFGAPPAAELLRQQLALALGGELDVAEALRRRDREAIGRSVAAPRAAVPVNPPAAPPRILWHDGADPGQRLVEVRATDAPGLLTALTGEFERAGVDVAWAKVTTLGSSVIDVFAVALPAGDEGEAARARLEAQLYAVLPAPTPAKPVEQAS, encoded by the coding sequence ATGACTGCCACCCCCGGCGCCTCGAAACCGGCCACCGACCTGGTCGCGGCTGTTCGAGCACTGCTGGGCGGTGGCAGTCACGCGTTGGACGCCCCCGCGCTGCGCACCGCGTTGGCCGACCTGCACGAGTTCTGGCTGACCACCAAGGCCGCCGAACTCGGGATCACCGAAACCAGCGGGTTCGCCATCGTGGCGACCGGCAGTCTCGGGCGCGGGGAGATGCTGCCGTATTCGGACCTCGACCTGATGCTGCTGTACGAGGAGTCCGACCAAGAGGTGGTCAGCGGGATCGCCGAATCGCTGTGGTATCCGTTGTGGGACGCCAACATTCGACTCGACCACAGCGTCCGCACGGTTCCCGAGGCGCTGCGGGTGGCCAGCACCGACCTGACCGCCGCGCTGGGTCTGCTGGAGGCCCGGCACATCGCCGGCGACGCCGAGCTGTCGCAGCTGCTGATCGGCGGCGCCCGGCGGCAATGGCGCTCCGGCATCACCGGCCGCTTCGCCGAATTGGTCGAGACGACCCAGGGCCGGTGGAGCCGCTGCGGGGAGATCGCGCACCGCGCCGAACCGGATCTGAAGAACGGCCGCGGCGGCCTGCGCGACACCCAACTGCTCAGCGCGCTGGCGCTGACCCAGCTGGCCGACGTGTACCCCACGTCGTCGTCGGCCTCGCCCACCGGAACGCTGCACGACGCGCATCAGGCGCTGCTCAATGTGCGCACCGAACTGCACCGGATCTCCGGTCGGGGCCGCGACATCCTGCTGGCCCAGCACGCCGACGAGATCGGCGCCGCGCTGCGCATCGGGGACCGGTTCGACCTGGCCCGATTGCTGTCGGATTCCGCGCGGACCGTCAGCTACTACGTCGACTCCGGGGTCCGCACCGCCGGAAATGCGTTGCCCAAGAGGGGATTCGCCGCGCTGCGCCGCCCGGTGCGCCGCCCGCTGGACGAAGGCGTGGTGGAGTACAACGGCGAGGTGATGCTGGCCCGCGACGCCCGGCCCGAACGCGACCCCGGCCTGATCCTGCGGGTGGCGGCCGCTTCGGCGCTGACCGGACTGCCGATGGCCACCGCGACGCTGACCCGGTTGGTCGACTCGGCGCCGGAGCTTCGCGCGCCCTGGCCGCAGGCCGCGCTCAAGGATCTGCTGGTGCTGCTGAGCACAGGTCCGGCCGCGGTGAACACCATCGAGGCGCTGGACCGCACCGGATTGTGGGGACGGTTGTTCCCGGAGTGGGGCGCGGTGCGCGACCTGCCGCCCCGCGACGTCATCCACATGTGGACCGTCGACCGACACCTGGCCGAAACCGTCTCTCGCGCAGGGGCTTTCACCACCCGGGTGGCGCGCCCGGACCTGCTGGTGCTGGCCGCGCTGCTGCACGACATCGGCAAGGGTCGCGGCGGCGACCACTCCGTGGTCGGCGCGGAACTGGCCGCCCAGGTGGGCACCCGACTGGGGTTGTGGCCCAGCGACATCAAGGTGCTGACCGCCGCGGTGCGTCACCATCTGCTCTTGGTCAGCACCGCGACGCGCAAGGACCTGCAGGATCCGGCCGTCATCACCGCGGTGGTCGAGGCGATCGAGGGCGACTCCGGGCTGCTGGAACTGCTGCACGCGCTGGCCGAGGCCGATTCGCTGGCCACCGGCCCGGGGGTGTGGGGGGATTGGAAGGCCGCGCTGATCGGCGATCTGGTGCGTCGCTGCCGGCTGGTGATGGCCGGGGAACCGCTGCCGCAGGCCGACCCGATCGACCCACAGGTGCTGGAACTGGCCGCCGCCGGCGAGCCGGGCCGGGTGCACGTGACGATGACCGGGCCGGACCGGACCGGCGCCTACACCGTCACCGTGCTGGCCCCGGACCGTCGTGGCGCGCTGTCCCGATCGGCCGGGGTGCTGGCGCTCAACGCGCTGCGGGTGTGCTCGGCGTCGGTGAACTCCGCGGGCGGCCACGCCCTGGACACCTTCGTGGTGACCCCGCACTTCGGCGCGCCGCCGGCCGCCGAGCTGCTGCGCCAGCAACTCGCGCTGGCGCTGGGCGGTGAACTCGACGTCGCCGAGGCGCTGCGCCGCCGCGACCGCGAGGCCATCGGCCGGTCCGTCGCGGCGCCGCGGGCCGCGGTCCCGGTCAACCCGCCCGCCGCGCCGCCGCGGATCCTCTGGCACGACGGCGCGGACCCCGGCCAGCGGCTGGTCGAGGTGCGGGCCACCGACGCGCCCGGCCTGCTCACCGCGCTGACCGGGGAGTTCGAGCGGGCCGGTGTGGACGTCGCCTGGGCGAAGGTGACCACGCTGGGCTCCTCGGTGATCGACGTGTTCGCCGTCGCCCTGCCCGCAGGTGACGAGGGCGAGGCGGCCCGGGCCCGGCTGGAGGCGCAGTTGTACGCCGTGCTGCCCGCGCCCACGCCGGCCAAGCCGGTGGAACAAGCCAGCTGA
- the ffh gene encoding signal recognition particle protein, with the protein MFESLSDRLTGALAGLKGKGRLTDADVDATAREIRLALLEADVSLPVVRAFIERVKTRAKGAEVSGALNPAQQVVKIVNDELVGILGGETRQLSFAKNPPTVIMLAGLQGAGKTTLAGKLAKWLKGQGHTPLLVACDLQRPGAVNQLQIVGERAGVAVFAPHPGTAPGATEIAGAGPGDPVAVAAAGLAEARDKHYDVVIVDTAGRLGIDEVLMAQAAAIRDAVNPDETLFVLDAMIGQDAVSTAEAFGAGVGFTGVVLTKLDGDARGGAALSVREVTGVPILFASTGEKLEDFDVFHPDRMASRILGMGDVLTLIEQAEQVFDAQQAEAAAAKIGTGELTLEDFLDQMLAIRKMGPIGNLLGMLPGAGQMKDALAAVDDSQLDKIQAIIRGMTPAERDDPKIINASRRLRIANGSGVTVTDVNQLVDRFFEARKMMSQMVGGMGIPGMSRRSSKNRKQAKGRKGKGKGRGPTPPRTRSPFGGMPGMPGAPGMPGMPAGFPDISQMPKGLNELPPGLDGIDLSKLKFPPQK; encoded by the coding sequence GTGTTTGAATCGCTTTCCGACCGGTTGACCGGCGCCCTCGCGGGCCTGAAGGGCAAGGGTCGGCTCACCGACGCCGACGTCGACGCCACCGCCCGCGAGATCCGGCTGGCGCTGCTGGAAGCCGACGTGTCGCTGCCCGTGGTGCGGGCCTTCATCGAACGGGTCAAGACCCGCGCCAAGGGCGCCGAGGTCTCCGGCGCGCTGAACCCGGCCCAACAGGTCGTCAAGATCGTCAACGACGAGCTGGTCGGCATCCTCGGTGGCGAGACCCGCCAGCTCAGCTTCGCCAAGAACCCGCCGACGGTGATCATGCTGGCCGGCCTGCAGGGCGCCGGTAAGACCACGCTGGCCGGCAAGCTGGCCAAATGGCTCAAGGGCCAGGGGCACACGCCGCTGCTGGTGGCCTGTGACCTGCAGCGCCCCGGCGCGGTGAACCAGTTGCAGATCGTCGGTGAACGGGCCGGCGTCGCAGTGTTCGCGCCGCACCCGGGCACCGCCCCCGGCGCCACCGAGATCGCCGGCGCGGGGCCGGGCGACCCGGTCGCCGTCGCCGCCGCCGGCCTGGCCGAAGCCCGCGACAAGCATTACGACGTCGTCATCGTCGACACCGCCGGCCGGCTCGGCATCGACGAGGTGCTGATGGCCCAGGCCGCCGCGATCCGCGACGCCGTCAACCCCGACGAGACGCTGTTCGTGCTCGACGCCATGATCGGCCAGGACGCGGTCAGCACCGCCGAGGCGTTCGGCGCCGGCGTCGGCTTCACCGGTGTAGTGCTCACCAAGCTCGACGGTGACGCCCGCGGCGGCGCCGCGCTGTCGGTGCGCGAAGTCACCGGCGTGCCGATCCTGTTCGCGTCCACCGGCGAGAAGCTCGAGGACTTCGACGTCTTCCACCCGGACCGGATGGCGTCGCGCATCCTCGGCATGGGCGACGTGCTCACCCTGATCGAGCAGGCCGAGCAGGTCTTCGACGCCCAGCAGGCCGAGGCCGCAGCCGCGAAGATCGGCACCGGCGAGCTGACCCTGGAGGACTTCCTCGACCAGATGCTGGCCATTCGCAAGATGGGCCCGATCGGCAACCTGCTGGGCATGCTGCCCGGCGCGGGTCAGATGAAGGACGCGCTGGCCGCCGTCGACGACAGCCAGCTCGACAAGATCCAGGCCATCATCCGCGGCATGACCCCCGCCGAGCGGGACGACCCGAAGATCATCAACGCCTCCCGGCGGCTGCGCATCGCCAACGGCTCCGGGGTGACCGTCACCGACGTCAACCAGCTGGTGGACCGGTTCTTCGAGGCCCGCAAGATGATGTCGCAGATGGTCGGCGGCATGGGGATCCCGGGGATGAGCCGGCGGTCCTCGAAGAACCGCAAGCAGGCCAAGGGACGCAAGGGCAAAGGCAAGGGCCGCGGGCCGACCCCGCCGCGGACCCGCAGCCCGTTCGGCGGGATGCCCGGAATGCCCGGGGCGCCTGGGATGCCTGGGATGCCGGCCGGGTTCCCGGACATCTCGCAGATGCCCAAGGGGCTCAACGAACTGCCGCCGGGCCTGGACGGCATCGACCTGTCGAAGCTGAAGTTCCCGCCGCAGAAATAG
- the ftsY gene encoding signal recognition particle-docking protein FtsY, with protein sequence MSTQAWIAIAVVAVLLITVLVVGLVRYRSRTISLTAPDEPDKPIDRSGGYTARSGISFSEGGTATVDPAGLPGVGDDAAIPRDAPKRAISEVTLPEPELELEPEPEAPAAEPEVEVTVDEVDVVETAIVETSPGVVETIEVVEPEPVEDVVPVTAPELDDIAPTEGRLDRLRGRLAKSQNALGKSVLGLLGAGDLDEDSWQDIEDTLLIADLGPTVTERVMDELRAKFAASGARTGEEARKVLRAALIGQLHPEFDRSIKALPHANAPSVLLVVGVNGTGKTTTVGKLARVLVADGRRVVLGAADTFRAAAADQLQSWGSRVGAEVVRSDEGADPASVAFDAVSKGIENGADVVLVDTAGRLHTKTGLMDELGKVKRVVEKRAKVDEVLLVLDATIGQNGLAQAKVFADVVDITGVVLTKLDGTAKGGIVFRVQEDLGVPVKLVGLGEGPDDLAPFEPGAFVDALLG encoded by the coding sequence ATGTCGACTCAAGCCTGGATTGCCATCGCCGTCGTCGCGGTCCTGCTCATCACGGTGCTGGTCGTCGGGCTGGTTCGCTACCGCAGCCGCACCATCAGCCTGACCGCCCCCGACGAGCCGGACAAGCCGATCGACCGCTCCGGCGGCTACACCGCGCGATCGGGCATCAGCTTCAGTGAGGGCGGCACCGCCACCGTCGACCCGGCCGGGCTGCCCGGCGTCGGCGACGACGCCGCCATCCCGCGGGACGCCCCCAAGCGCGCCATCTCCGAGGTCACCCTGCCCGAGCCGGAGCTCGAGCTCGAGCCCGAGCCGGAGGCTCCGGCGGCCGAACCCGAGGTCGAGGTCACCGTCGACGAGGTCGACGTGGTGGAGACCGCGATCGTCGAAACCTCGCCGGGCGTGGTGGAGACCATCGAGGTCGTCGAACCCGAACCCGTCGAGGACGTCGTTCCCGTCACGGCGCCGGAACTGGACGACATCGCCCCCACCGAGGGCCGGCTGGACCGGCTGCGCGGTCGGCTCGCCAAATCGCAGAACGCCCTCGGCAAGAGCGTGCTGGGCCTGCTCGGCGCGGGCGACCTGGACGAGGATTCCTGGCAGGACATCGAGGACACCCTGCTGATCGCCGACCTCGGCCCGACCGTCACCGAGCGAGTGATGGACGAACTGCGCGCCAAGTTCGCCGCCAGCGGAGCCCGCACCGGTGAGGAGGCCCGCAAGGTGCTGCGCGCCGCCCTGATCGGGCAGTTGCACCCCGAGTTCGACCGGTCCATCAAGGCGCTGCCGCACGCCAACGCGCCGTCGGTGCTGCTGGTGGTCGGGGTCAACGGCACCGGCAAGACCACCACCGTCGGGAAACTGGCCCGGGTGCTGGTCGCCGACGGCCGGCGGGTGGTGCTCGGCGCCGCCGACACCTTCCGCGCCGCCGCCGCCGACCAGCTGCAGTCCTGGGGTTCCCGGGTCGGCGCGGAGGTGGTCCGCAGCGATGAGGGCGCCGACCCGGCGTCGGTCGCGTTCGACGCCGTCAGCAAGGGCATCGAGAACGGCGCCGACGTGGTGCTGGTGGACACCGCCGGCCGGCTGCACACCAAGACCGGATTGATGGACGAGCTCGGCAAGGTCAAGCGGGTGGTGGAGAAGCGGGCGAAGGTCGACGAGGTGCTGCTGGTGCTCGACGCCACCATCGGGCAGAACGGCCTGGCCCAGGCCAAGGTGTTCGCCGACGTCGTCGACATCACCGGCGTGGTGCTCACCAAGCTGGACGGCACCGCCAAGGGCGGCATCGTGTTCCGGGTCCAGGAGGACCTCGGTGTGCCGGTGAAACTCGTCGGCCTCGGCGAGGGCCCCGACGATCTCGCGCCGTTCGAGCCGGGGGCGTTCGTGGACGCCCTGTTGGGCTGA
- a CDS encoding ammonium transporter, translating to MLPDTAFAPFGPDGLSAGDTAWVLTSAALVLLMTPALAFFYGGLSRQKSVLNMMMMSFSSIGVVGIIYVLWGYSMSFASAHTGGSDFWGVFDNPFSLFGLSQLTEVREIDGVEQFVSGGFGTVPAMVWVAFQLTFAVITVALISGAVAERMRFGTWLAFAGIWATLVYFPLAHMVWGGGLLSGSEHSIASWIFGYDAEAEAANVAPIDFAGGTVVHINAGMAALVLAVLLGKRAGFGKMAYRPHNIPFVMLGAALLWFGWFGFNVGSEGAADMIAGAVWINTTAATAAAMMGWLLVERIRDGHATSVGAASGIVAGLVAITPACGSLSAIGSLALGAVAGILSALAIGLKYKWGYDDSLDVVGVHLVAGLWGTVGIGFLALDTGLFYGGGFSQLVIQIVIALVALIFTAIMTVVVLFIVKPLGWRISAEDEHTGIDETVHAETAYETV from the coding sequence GTGCTACCTGATACTGCGTTCGCGCCCTTCGGGCCCGACGGATTGAGCGCCGGCGACACCGCGTGGGTGCTCACCTCGGCGGCGTTGGTGCTGCTGATGACCCCGGCGTTGGCGTTCTTCTACGGCGGGTTGTCCCGGCAGAAGTCCGTGTTGAACATGATGATGATGTCGTTCTCCTCCATCGGGGTGGTGGGCATCATCTACGTGCTCTGGGGCTACTCGATGTCGTTCGCCTCCGCGCACACCGGGGGTTCGGACTTCTGGGGCGTGTTCGACAACCCGTTCTCGCTGTTCGGCCTCAGCCAGCTGACCGAGGTCCGCGAGATCGACGGCGTCGAGCAGTTCGTCTCCGGCGGCTTCGGCACCGTGCCTGCCATGGTGTGGGTGGCCTTCCAGCTGACCTTCGCCGTCATCACCGTCGCGCTGATCAGCGGCGCGGTCGCCGAACGGATGCGCTTCGGCACCTGGCTGGCGTTCGCCGGCATCTGGGCCACCCTGGTGTACTTCCCGCTGGCGCACATGGTGTGGGGCGGCGGCCTGCTGTCCGGCAGCGAGCACAGCATCGCGTCCTGGATCTTCGGCTATGACGCCGAGGCGGAAGCGGCCAACGTCGCGCCGATCGACTTCGCCGGCGGCACCGTGGTGCACATCAACGCCGGTATGGCCGCGCTGGTGCTGGCGGTCCTGCTGGGCAAGCGCGCCGGCTTCGGCAAGATGGCCTACCGGCCGCACAACATTCCGTTCGTCATGCTGGGCGCGGCGCTGCTGTGGTTCGGCTGGTTCGGCTTCAACGTGGGCTCCGAGGGCGCGGCGGACATGATCGCCGGCGCGGTCTGGATCAACACCACCGCCGCCACCGCGGCCGCCATGATGGGCTGGTTGCTGGTGGAGCGCATCCGCGATGGCCACGCCACCAGCGTCGGCGCCGCCTCGGGCATCGTCGCCGGCCTGGTCGCGATCACCCCGGCCTGCGGGTCGCTGTCGGCCATCGGCTCGCTGGCGCTCGGCGCGGTCGCCGGCATCCTGTCCGCGCTGGCCATCGGCCTGAAGTACAAGTGGGGCTACGACGATTCGCTCGACGTCGTCGGCGTCCACCTGGTGGCCGGCCTGTGGGGCACCGTCGGCATCGGCTTCCTGGCGCTGGACACCGGCCTGTTCTACGGCGGCGGGTTCTCTCAGCTGGTCATCCAGATCGTGATTGCATTGGTTGCGCTGATCTTCACCGCGATCATGACCGTGGTCGTCTTGTTTATCGTTAAGCCGCTGGGTTGGCGGATCAGCGCGGAGGACGAGCACACCGGCATCGATGAGACGGTCCACGCCGAGACCGCCTACGAAACCGTCTGA